A stretch of the Solanum dulcamara chromosome 6, daSolDulc1.2, whole genome shotgun sequence genome encodes the following:
- the LOC129892686 gene encoding uncharacterized protein LOC129892686, which translates to MASNSKSQKSVKNYFTKVLKSSLDSHDQPNLEENVNHSKVPLPSFQEFDLNSLKHDPGESTQILDFHPNHRDVIRREYLRRGPCQPWLKEYPKTKVSRDIRHFNPQWFSEYSNWLEYSESKDAVFCLNCYLFANDNIHQGGGDVFSTTGFRSWQKKKSLKKYVGGGNNIHNQARKNCEDLVRQEQSIQSALVRQDSQFKHEYWLRLTASVDVVRLLLNQGLAFRGHDESKSPLNRGNFLEILSWYSERCDNIKDFVLKHAPQNDLMTSPMIQKEIVTACKIEIIKAIKEELNGDYFALLVDESFDVSRKEQMAIVLRYVDRVGFVME; encoded by the exons ATGGCTTCCAATTCcaag TCTCAAAAGTCAGTGAAGAATTATTTTACCAAAGTTCTAAAATCAAGTTTGGACTCTCATGATCAACCTAATCTAGAAGAAAATGTCAACCACTCAAAAGTACCATTGCCTTCTTTTCAAGAATTTGATTTGAATTCTTTAAAGCATGATCCGGGTGAAAGCACTCAAATCTTGGACTTTCATCCAAATCATCGTGATGTCATTCGAAGAGAATACCTTAGGAGAGGTCCTTGTCAACCTTGGCTTAAAGAGTATCCTAAAACAAAAGTTTCTAGAGACATACGTCATTTTAATCCTCAGTGGTTTAGTGAGTATTCTAATTGGTTAGAGTATAGTGAAAGTAAAGACGCAGTCTTTTGTTTGAATTGCTATCTATTTGCAAACGATAATATTCATCAAGGAGGGGGTGATGTATTTTCGACCACAGGGTTTAGGAGTTGGCAAAAAAAGAAGAGTCTTAAAAAATATGTTGGTGGCggaaataatattcataatcaGGCAAGAAAGAATTGTGAAGATCTAGTGCGACAAGAGCAATCTATTCAATCTGCACTTGTGAGGCAAGATTCTCAATTTAAGCATGAGTATTGGCTCCGCTTAACTGCTTCAGTTGATGTTGTAAGGCTTCTTTTGAATCAAGGATTGGCATTTCGGGGTCATGATGAATCTAAATCACCACTTAACAGAggtaattttcttgaaattctttcaTGGTATTCTGAAAGGTGTGATAACATTAAAGATTTTGTATTGAAACATGCTCCACAAAATGATCTGATGACTTCTCCAATGATTCAAAAAGAAATTGTGACTGCATgcaaaattgaaataattaagGCTATCAAAGAAGAATTAAATGGTGATTACTTTGCCTTGTTGGTTGATGAATCGTTTGATGTATCACGCAAGGAGCAAATGGCCATTGTTTTACGATATGTTGATAGAGTGGGATTTGTGATGGAGTGA